From the genome of Cinclus cinclus chromosome 12, bCinCin1.1, whole genome shotgun sequence, one region includes:
- the LOC134048819 gene encoding protein BTG1-like, with protein sequence MRTEISTAAAFVTRLLRAAGGVGEEQLQCFFECLQEAMCQHYKHHWFPLMPSKGSGYRCIRINHRMDPLIGKAAGMIGLSHERLFQLLPSELTLWVDPFEVSYRIGEDGSICVLYESAQPGGKAVKQLESRTSCKERRIGRSSPSKSYNMMTVSS encoded by the exons ATGAGGACCGAGATCTCCACGGCGGCCGCGTTCGTGACCCGCCTCCTCCGAGCCGCCGGTGGGGTCGGcgaggagcagctgcagtgcttCTTCGAGTGCCTGCAGGAGGCGATGTGCC AGCACTACAAGCACCACTGGTTCCCCCTGATGCCCTCCAAGGGCTCCGGCTACCGCTGCATCAGGATCAACCATAGGATGGACCCCTTGATAGGAAAGGCGGCGGGAATGATCGGACTGAGCCACGAGAGGCTCTTCCAGCTCTTACCCAGCGAATTAACGCTGTGGGTCGACCCCTTCGAAGTGTCCTATCGCATAGGCGAGGATGGGTCTATCTGTGTGCTGTACGAAAGCGCCCAGCCTGGGGGAAAGGCGGTCAaacagctggagagcaggaccAGCTGCAAGGAGCGGAGAATTGGCAGATCCAGCCCTTCCAAGAGTTACAACATGATGACGGTTTCTAGTTAA
- the ATRIP gene encoding ATR-interacting protein, whose protein sequence is MAALPVPRKRSGPSLCGDSGAEAPAPALRSGLPPHKRPKSAVTGIVDPFGDSDDFTADDLEQIDILASQALSQDPPAGHAWGAPELPRAGRQAGSRTEDGLMRDAFQLEVLQTQHEQVKQKLKEMQDEILTKNGEIKILRDSLQQMEYAMEEQKRSYLLLEQQKLQILSEKEKEFAKKLQSLHSELQFKDAEMNELRTRLQNCERNKHLSQAVPATSPKKNLVVQVKSEGCSPQPARRYFPTKESFSAEMSTRPSCSSGNLMALTTSIKEDRKITHPEVSSLKHHKATGKNSSYNFVPKRSIQGSILLNALMKQPIVPGSFLGLCHLLSSNSEPLPGAVLLPNSLDMKPTQLPSSRTTQEGIAPLVSLQEAQKLAITGLNLIAVDEGLSEGISAESLGRLLPLTQSRIKGAVHLLPLVEHHLGAFCQAEQLGDTPGNGACGTHPAASRASTNTVSSKEDFRLSLEETTLVSLGILYYLVFYSWDVVHTLLTAEMERSSAARDEQVSKMDKNGLCDNKEENRTQGGLLAPQDPPNTDGAQHSLFKKLLQLLDFSAARGSQTDNILTQSLKVLVKLAENSTMDLLINFQHLLNSQVLQRCLRPETPLPAVLLTVRLLCALAQHHLLVAQLCSHSDTCLLLALYMYITSRPDKSAPEKLWLQLEQETVRLLTRCMWCSRSAVLFPGTNCQCNLEVVKALIVMLHRQWMKIRSETSLCAHKEQVIQFLRDAVLLLHSLSQKDKLFHEHCLEVLHQYDQAMPGVRAILKKTEKLRASEELILDELYPPEPEDQGTDPS, encoded by the exons ATGGCGGCGCTGCCCGTGCCGCGCAAGCGGAGCGGTCCCTCCCTCTGTGGGGACAGCGGGGCTGAGGCCCCCGCGCCGGCGCTCCGGAGCGGTCTTCCCCCGCACAAGCGCCCCAAGAGCGCCGTGACCGGGATCGTGGACCCCTTTGGGGACAGTGATGACTTCACGGCGGACGACCTGGAGCAGATCGACATCCTGGCCTCGCAGGCGCTGTCGCAGGATCCGCCGGCGGGACACGCGTGGGGAGCTCCGGAGCTGCCCCGGGCCGGGCGGCAAG caggaagcagaaCAGAAGATGGTCTGATGAGAGATGCATTCCAGTTAGAAGTGCTGCAGACACAGCATGAACAAGTCAAACAGAAG CTGAAAGAAATGCAGGATGAAATTCTCACtaaaaatggagaaattaaaattctgcgTGACTCATTGCAGCAGATGGAGTATGCTATGGAGGAACAGAAAAGATCATACCTACTACTGGAACAGCAAAAATTGCAAATTTtaagtgagaaagaaaaagaatttgcCAAAAAG TTACAGTCCCTGCACTCTGAGCTGCAGTTCAAGGATGCAGAAATGAATGAATTAAGAACACGACTTCAGAACTGTGAAAGAAATAAACACCTTTCTCAGGCAGTTCCAGCAACAAG CCCTAAAAAGAATCTTGTGGTACAAGTGAAATCAGAAGGATGTTCTCCACAGCCAGCAAGAAGGTATTTTCCTACAAAGGAATCCTTCAGTGCTGAAATGTCCACTAGGCCATCGTGTTCTTCAGGAAATCTGATGGCCCTAACTACTTCAATCAAAGAAG ACAGGAAGATAACTCATCCTGAAGTTTCATCCCTGAAGCATCacaaagcaacaggaaaaaacagtTCCTACAACTTTGTCCCCAAACGAAGTATACAAG GTTCTATCTTGCTGAATGCACTGATGAAGCAGCCCATTGTCCCTGGGTCATTTCTAGGACTCTGCCACCTTCTCAGCAGCAACTCTGAGcctctgcctggagctgtgttGCTTCCCAATTCCTTGGATAt GAAGCCCACACaactccccagcagcaggacaacTCAAGAAGGAATTGCTCCTCTTGTATCCCTGCAAGAAGCTCAAAAACTGGCAATAACAGGACTGAACTTGATTGCTGTAGATGAAGGATTATCTGAGGGAATCTCAGCAGAAAGCCTGGGAAGGCTCTTGCCCCTCACACAGAGCAGGATCAAAGGTGCTGTCCATCTCCTGCCCTTGGTGGAGCACCACCTTGGTGCCTTCTGCCAAGCAGAGCAGCTTGGGGACACACCAGGGAATGGAGCTTGTGGGACACATCCAGCTGCTTCCAGAGCCAGCACAAACACGGTGTCAAGCAAGGAGGACTTCAGGTTATCCCTTGAAGAAACTACTCTTGTATCACTGGGGATCCTTTATTATTTGGTGTTCTACAGCTGGGATGTTGTCCACACATTGTTGACTGCTGAAATGGAAAGAAGTTCTGCTGCTAGAGATGAACAGGTTTCCAAGATGGACAAAAATGGGTTGTGTGACAATAAAGAAGAGAACAGGACACAAGGAGGGCTGCTTGCTCCACAGGATCCTCCCAACACTGATGGAGCTCAAcattctttgtttaaaaagctGCTTCAGCTTTTAGATTTTTCTGCTGCAAGGGGCTCCCAGACTGATAATATCCTGACCCAAAGCCTAAAGGTTTTGGTGAAATTAGCTGAAAATTCAACTATGGACTTGTTAATAAA tttCCAGCACTTACTGAATAGCCAGGTACTGCAGCGCTGTCTGCGTCCCGAGACTCCTCTGCCTGCTGTGCTTCTGACTGTGAGACTCCTGTGTGCTCTTGCTCAGCACCACCTGCTGGTTGCTCAGCTCTGTTCTCATTCAG ACACCTGCCTTCTCCTTGCACTCTACATGTACATCACATCCAGACCAGATAAATCAGCACCTGAAAAGCTTTGGCTTCAGCTGGAGCAAGAG ACAGTCAGGCTCCTGACACGCTGCATGTGGTGCTCCAGATCAGCAGTTTTATTTCCTGGCACAAACTGTCAGTGCAACCTCGAG GTAGTTAAAGCACTAATTGTGATGTTGCACAGACAGTGGATGAAGATTAGATCTGAGACCAGCTTGTGTGCACATAAGGAACAAGTTATTCAGTTTTTACGGGATGCTGTTTTACTCTTGCACAGCCTGTCTCAGAAAGATAAACTGTTCCATGAACACTGTTTGGAAGTTCTCCATCAATATGACCAAGCCATGCCAGGTGTAAGAGCCATTCtcaaaaagactgaaaaattgaGGGCCTCTGAAg AGCTGATTTTGGATGAACTGTATCCTCCTGAGCCAGAAGACCAAGGAACAGACCCCAGCTAG